In Desulfovibrio sp., the sequence AAAATAATACTGTAATCCCAAGTGGTAAAATAGTTTTAACGCGTTTGACTGCACCTCCAGTAGTGCTATTTCAGAAGAAACCATCCGTTCAAGGTTTTGAAACCCACTCCCGGAGGTGTTTATGAAACGCATCGTATCTCTTTTCTTTGCCTGCTCGCTCCTTTTTTCCGCGTCCATCTGTTTGGCCATGGGGTCTTACCCGACAACGCCTCCCAACCTGGATATCACCACAGGTACCACGACGAACACCCAGCAGACCCAGCAGGATCTGGCAAACATGCAGAATATGTTCACAATGCTCGGGAACATGATGAAATCGCAGCAGGATATATCGCAGGGCATCGCTCAAAACTTGAGGTGATGTGCGCACCCATTTGGCTGGCCGGACAGGGCGGTAGGGATAATGCATCCCTGCCGCCCTTTTTGCTTACAGAGCTGATACATATTTCACTGCTAGCTCCATAACCATTGGGAGAAAATCCAGGAGAACAGGCATCACTTCCTCAGGGGGGCAAAAAAGCCCGCCTCACGGGAGACGGGCTTTGGATGTGCGAAAAAGGAGGTCCGCCGATCTGATCCTAGAGGTTGGTCAATAGTGTGGTGGGAACAGCAAGCTAACAGCAGATGACGGACCCGGATTCTTGGTATCACAAACAAGGAACCGGTCAAGGTTCGGGAGGTAACGTCGGGTCGTCATGTCGGCCGGGTCTGATTTCATTTTTGCCCGTGTTTTACGGTAATGGGTTGAATAATAACCGATAATCGTGGATAAAAGGGCGTATGCATACCCATACCACCTTCCCGAGGATTCCCGTGAAGAACGCCCCGCTGCTTGCCGTGCTCTTTCTGGCCCTGTGCCTCCTGTCCCCGACGATGTCCGCCACGGCGCAAACCGGTTCGGAGCCGACCGACGAAATGTACGCCGAGATGGTTGAGAACATCATCATGAAGAAGTGGCAGAACCCTCAAGAGGCCAAGGGCAAGAAGCTGGCCTGCCGGGTCCAGATAAGCATATCGGCGGAAGGCCAGCTTACGAAAGCGAAGCTCGTCAAGTCGTCCGGCATGAAGGTTTTCGACAAATCGGCCATGGACACGGTGGCCCAGGTCACGGATCTGCCCGCGCCTCCAGCCACGGTGGGGCCGTGTGAGATGGTGCTGGTGTTCTCCACGCAGTAGGGCAGGGGACCGCTTAGCGTCCCTCCCGGTCCTTGTAGTGGTCGAAATCCACCCGGACGTTAATGCTTCCTTGGGGTTGAGCGAGGATGTACCATGCGATCGACAGGGCGACGGTGATGGCCAGGACTCCGAACAGTATCCATAGGTATTCTGACATTTTCTTATTCTAGCAGATGCCCGTGGGCAAGGGAAGGCGACCGCCCCTGTCCGACCTTGGTATGAATTCAAGCAGTAAAGGATTCATCATGACAGACGCCTTCAGCGCCAAAGCCAAGACCTGGGACGACGACCCGCGAAAGGTGGCGGTGGCCAAAGCCATCTCCGCGGCCATGCTCGAAGCCCTGCCCCTTACACCGCAGACCACGCTCTTGGATTACGGCGCCGGGACCGGACTGGTGAGCCTGGCACTGGCGCCGCACGTGGGCATGCTCATAGCCGCTGACGAATCCGAGGCCATGCTCGACGTGTTGCGCTCCAAGCTTGCGGCCTCACCAAAGCACAACGTGCAGCTGTGGCAGTGGAACGTGGACCTGGCCACCCCGGACGACCTGCCGGTGATCGACGTGGTCACGGGGTCCATGGTGCTGCACCATGTGGAGGACGTTTCGGCAGCGGCCGCGATTTTTCACGCCATGCTCCGCCCGGGCGGAACCGTGGCTATGGCCGATCTGGACTTAGACGACGGGGAGTTCCACGGCACGGACATGCACGCCCACCACAACGGGTTCGACCGCGACTGGCTGCGCAAGGTGTTCGAGAAGGCGGGGTTTCATTCGGTTAGCTTCAGCGAGGCCCATCAGGTG encodes:
- a CDS encoding methyltransferase domain-containing protein, with the protein product MTDAFSAKAKTWDDDPRKVAVAKAISAAMLEALPLTPQTTLLDYGAGTGLVSLALAPHVGMLIAADESEAMLDVLRSKLAASPKHNVQLWQWNVDLATPDDLPVIDVVTGSMVLHHVEDVSAAAAIFHAMLRPGGTVAMADLDLDDGEFHGTDMHAHHNGFDRDWLRKVFEKAGFHSVSFSEAHQVAKKTQNGQDRMFTIFLMTAIRN
- a CDS encoding TonB C-terminal domain-containing protein produces the protein MHTHTTFPRIPVKNAPLLAVLFLALCLLSPTMSATAQTGSEPTDEMYAEMVENIIMKKWQNPQEAKGKKLACRVQISISAEGQLTKAKLVKSSGMKVFDKSAMDTVAQVTDLPAPPATVGPCEMVLVFSTQ